The stretch of DNA AGACATTAGAGGCAACTTTTTTGGTCAGCGAAGACCATGTTCTGGAAGGAACAGAAAAACAGCAACAGAGGCTTTACTCCGCGGGAAGAGAGGCTCTATCGGCCGAGGTGCGAACTATTGACTATAATGGCAACGATTTGCCACCGGGGGAAGTCGGTGAGGTTTTAATTAAGAGCCGTTCTGTAATTAGGGGCTACTGGAAAATGCCCGAGCTTACTGCGGAAACAATTAAGAACGACTGGTTTTATACAGGCGATTTGGGATATCTCGATGAAGAAAGATATCTGTTTATCGTTGACCGGAAAAAAGACATGATTATCAGCGGTGGGGTAAATATCTACCCCAAAGAAATAGAAGAAGTTATTTATACAAACCCAGCTGTCCTGGAAGCGGCGGTTATAGGTATTCCCGATGAATTATGGGGTGAATCTGTAAAAGCACTGGTAGTTCTCAAAGACGGGTGTCGCATAAGTGAGGATGAGCTTATCGAGTATTGCAAGCAGCATATGGCCAGCTATAAAAAACCAAAATATGTAGAATTTTTATCGTCTTTACCCAAAAACCCTACCGGTAAAATTCTAAAGCGTGTGCTGCGCGAAAAATACTGGGAGGGACATGTAAGAAGTGTTTAAAAATGTGACTTATTGCTGTAAAATTCAGAATTTTCAGTAAGGAGGGGGAAGCATGAGAAGAAACGACCTTGTCCAACATCCCCTAAACTTAGCTATTGATGCCATTAACCGGGGAAACCAGGAGAATGCACTTGTTTTTACCAGGCAAATTTGGGAGGAGGGCCGTCCACTCCACGATCTTTATGGTGATATGGCCGGTTTATTTTGCACTTATATTGCCGACAAGCTCGGAGAGGAAGCGGTGGAAGATGCCTGGCGTTTCGTGGGAGAGCAGCTATGGAGGCCTTTGTTAATGTACATTAAGGATAATGGGGGTACAAAGGCGCTGGTGGATATTTACGCCGCATTTCTCAGGTCGCATGGCCATGATTTTTACGTGGAGCAGGATGATGAAAAGACTGTTTTTGTAATGAAGTACTGCGCCAGCGGGGGACGGATGATCAAAGAAGGTAAAAACGATAATAGCAACCGCCATTCAGTGAACATCGGCACTACCCGTAAAAAATATCCATGGGGCTTCAACATGGAAGGTTTATCCTACTACTGTGTACACACACCTTTATGGATGGATATTTTACCTCGGGAATGGGGGTGGGATGTTTTTAAATCTGAATTCGGGCGCCAGTTTGACGAGTTGGGAAACCCGGTTGATGAACCATGTAAGGCTACCATTTATCATAAGCCACGTTCTTAAAACGTATGGGGGGGAAAAGGGATGAATGGATTTTATAGGATCGGGATTGATGTGGGGGGCACCTTTACTGATTTTCTTCTTGTTAATGATTTAGGAGAAAGCTTAGTTTATAAAACCCCAACCACGCCAAAAGATCCTACCGAAGGGGTTTTTACCGGCCTCAAGTTAATGGCTGGAGATAAAGATCTTAGCGTTGTTGAGTTTTTAAGCCAGGTAAAAATTATAGTACACGGCACAACCATAACAACTAATGCAACTCTTACGGGGGAAGGTGCAAAGACTGGTTTTATTACCACCAAGGGGTTTCGGGATTGTCTTAACATGCGGCGTGGTATGAGGGAAGAACAATATAATCCCAAACAAAGCCCACCCCCTCCACTGGTACCACGTTATTTGATTCAAGTGGTGGATGAAAGGGTAAATTGTGAGGGGCATGAGGTTACCCCGTTAAACGAAGACGATGTGCGCAGGGCCATCCGGTTTTTTAAGCAGGAAGGCGTTGAAGCGGTTGCGGTTAGCCTTTTATTTTCCTTTTTTAACCCGGCCCACGAACAAAGAATCAAAGAAATAATAACCGAAGAAGCGCCAGGGTTATATGTTTCACTGTCATCTGAAGTGCTGCCCCAGGTTCGGGTTTACGAGCGTCACAGCACAACCGCACTGAACGCATATGTCGGCCCGCCGTTGTCTCGGTATCTAACCAAACTTAAGGGACGCTTAGCTCAGGAAGGTTTCGGTGGTACCTTGTTGATTATGCAGTCCAACGGCGGTGTAATGGCTCCCGAGATCGCTATCAGGTTTGCATCAAACACTCTTTTGTCCGGTCCGGCCTCAGGCCCTACTGCCGGCGTATTTTACGCGGAATCACAATCAGCCCGCGACATTATTACTATTGATATGGGGGGCACCAGCTTTGACGTATGCCTGGTAAAGGATAAAAAACCTGCGTTTACCGAGGAAGGACAGGTGGGAGGATATCGTCTTGCCTCGCCGATAATAGATATTCATACAATCGGGGCGGGTGGCGGAAGTATTGCCTGGGTTGACCCGGGTGGAATTCTTTGTGTGGGGCCTAAAAGTGCCGGTTCGGAACCGGGCCCTGTGTGTTACGGGCATGGGGGGACGCAGCCAACCGTAACAGATGCCAATTTGGTTTTGGGATATTTAGCTGCTGACTTTTTTTATGGTGGCAAATTAAAACTGGATTTGGATTCGGCAAGAAGAGCAGTGGGTAACCTGGCTTCCGAACTCGGATTGGATATAGAAACCACTGCCGCCGGTATTTACAAAATTGTTAACGCCAATATGGCTGATGGAGTTAGGGAAGTTTCGGTGCGTCGCGGCCATGATCCACGGGAATTTGCCCTGGTTGTGGCGGGTGGTGCCGGACCTATTCACGCTGCTGCTATTGCCAGTGAACTAGATATTTCGCTGATTATCATTCCCCGTGAATCATCAGTATTTTGCGCCGCCGGAATGCTCATCTCCGATTTAAAGCATGATTTTGTGCGCACTTATAACGCTCCGGTGGGGCAGCATGACCTGATTAAGATAAAAGAGCTATATCAAGAGATGAGAGATGAGGCTATGCGTACTCTTGCAGCGGAAGGAATTTCACGGGAAGCTGTTAAGCTGCTGTATAGAGCCGATTTGCGTTACATCGGCCAGTTTAACGATGTAGGGGTAGTCTGGGAGGAAACACTCATTGAAGATGCTATCCAAAATTTAAGCGGTGCTTTCCATAAACGACACGATACGCTATATGGTTATTCTATGCCGGGGGCGCCGCTGGAATTTATGAACTTACGTATGTTAGCCACAGGAGTAACAGATAAACCGTCTTTCAATAAGTTTCCCTATGTGGGTAGGGACGCATCAGATGCATTGAAGGGCGAACGCCCTGTATATTTTGATGGTAATTTTATAAACACGCCTGTTTACGACGGCCTAAGGATGGGTTACGGCAACTTGATACAGGGGCCGGCTATTGTAGAACAGCCCACTACTACCATTATTGTTACACCGGAATTTGATTTAACCTGTGATGAATATAACGATTATATACTTTATCCAAAGGGCGTTAAATATAACCATATACCCAGGTAAAGGAAGGGTGAAAAATGGGTACTGAATCTAAAATAAATCCAATTTTAGTAGCCGTTATCGGTAATCGTTTTGATGCTATAACCAAGGAAATAGGGGAAACTATGCTACGGACGTCCCGTTCTCCCATTTTTAGTGAGGCCCGGGACCTGGTGACAGCGGTTTTTGACAAACACTGCCGTTTAGTGGCCCAAACCGCCTATATACCAATCCTGATGGGTGCTTTACCTTTTGTCGTAAAAGCTATTGCTGAACATTTCCAGGGGGATATTCACGAGGGAGACGTATTTATTCTAAATGATCCATTTAGCGGTAATAATCACCCGCCGGATATTAACGTGGTCAAACCGGTTTTCTGGGAGGGCGAGCTGCAGTTCTGGTCTGTTTCTAAGGGACACCACGCAGATGTAGGTGGAGGCGGTGTGGCCGGCTATAATCCGAATGCTAAGTCTATTTATGAAGAATGTTTGCGTATACCACCGACCCGTTTGTACCATAAGGGCCAATATCAAAAGGATGTCTGGAACTTTATTCTTAATAACGTATTTCTAACTTTTCTGGTAGAAGGGGATTTACACTGTCAGGTAGGGGCTTGCAAAATTGGTGAAAGAGGGCTGCACGGATTACTTGGAAAATATGGACCCGATGTTTTATACGATGCTATAAATGAGTTATTTGATGCCTCCGAGCGGCAAATGCGTGCCCAGATCGCTAAGATTCCTGACGGTACTTATTATGCCGAGCGATATATAGATCATGATGGAATTAATAAGGATAAAATGATTAAGGTTGCGGTAAATATTACAGTTAAGGGTGATGATATCACTTTTGATCTGTCCCCAAGCGACCCTCAAACGCCCGGTTATGTAAATAGTACGTTACCTAATACTTCTTCAGCCTGCTACCTATCCCTTGTTACTGCCATAAATCCGGAGGCACGTATTAATGAAGGTGCCATGCGTCCGGTCAACATCATCGCACCTGAAGGGTTAGTGGTAAATGCAAAGCATCCGGCTCCCACCACCTGCTGCACCATTACCACTGCGGCTACCATTATCGAAGCGAACTGGTTGGCTTTGGCGCAAAGCATCCCCATGCAGGCGCAAGCGGGCTGGGGTAGATGGTGTTCGCCGACTACTGTAGGTTTTAACACTAGAACAGGGCGGCCCTTTGCCGATATTCATTTTATGTGCAAGGGCGGCGGCGGAGCTACGTATGGTTATGATGGTTGGGATCACATTGGGGTGGTGGTTTGCTCCGGCGGGCTGCGCTCACCGGATCCTGAACTGCATGAGATGGTTAATCCGTATTTTTTGTTACAGTATGAATACTGGCCGGATAGTGCCGGGGCAGGCCAGTGGCGCGGTGGAATGGGAGTAATTTATCGCTGGCGTGTCGATGCGCCCAATATTCCGGCTGCTAACTTTGGCGGCGGTTTAAGGGATGAAACAGCGCCCTTTGGTCTTGCCGGGGGGAAACCGGCTCCCAAACACATATTGTATTTGAAAAAAACGAGCGGAGAGACAATTAAAGTTGAAGCTGAAACCTTCTATCAATTCGATTTAGGCGATATTTTTGAAATATATCAAAGTGGCGGCGGTGGTTTTGGCAATCCCTATGATCGCCCGGTAGAAAAAGTTCATCAGGATGTACTTAATGGTATTGTTTCTGTGGAAAAAGCCTTGGAGGATTACGGTGTGGTAATCAAACGGGATAATTTTGAGGTTGATGTGGAAGCTACCGAACGAATTAGAAACAAATCAATGGCGTGATGTGTTGCAAGCCCGTTTTCTACGGGCTTGCAACACAGGTGGTATATTACTGGTGTGATTCTAGCGACCGAGGCGGGGCAGTCCATGGTATTTAATGTAGCTGCATTAGCGTTTCTCTTTGGTGCTCTTGCCGTATATATATTAGGTCCTGAAACAAAGGGGAAATATTTGGAGGAGGTCAGTTCGTAACTATCGCTAGGAGGTGGTTAAATGTTCAGAAGATTAAGAAATTTTGATTATCAAGAAGCGGAAACGGTCGATGAAGCTGTAGGAATTTTATATTCATGTGGTGGCAAGGCAGCGGTACTTGCCGGGGGTGTTGGTCTCATAGGAGACATGAAAAGGGGAAGTAAGTCTCCTGAGGTGGTAGTTAGTATTAAAAAAATATCAGATTTAGATTATATTGCAAAAAATGAATCGGACTTCCTAAGAATTGGTGCTCTAACTTCTATAAGAACCGCTGAACTTTCGCCGATTATTCGGGCAGGCTATCCGGCATTGTTTGATGCTGTTAGCCAAATAGCTTCCGTACAGGTAAAAACAATGAGTACACTTGTAGGTAACCTTTGCGTAGCTACCCCGGCATCAGACATAGCGCCTCCCCTTGCAGCTCTAGGTGCTCAACTTATTATATCGGGTCCCGGAAAAACAAGGTATGTTCCTCTTGAGCACTTTTACCTGGGTGTAGGTAAGACTGTTCTGGAACCGGGCGAACTGGTTACTGAGGTGTTGGTACCGTCTGTTCTTCCTGGAACTCATAGTGCTTTTCTAAAAATTGCACGAACCAGAGCTGATATTGCCAAAGTGAATGTAGCCGTCACTATAAGAGTTGTGGATGGAAT from Desulfoscipio gibsoniae DSM 7213 encodes:
- a CDS encoding hydantoinase/oxoprolinase family protein — protein: MNGFYRIGIDVGGTFTDFLLVNDLGESLVYKTPTTPKDPTEGVFTGLKLMAGDKDLSVVEFLSQVKIIVHGTTITTNATLTGEGAKTGFITTKGFRDCLNMRRGMREEQYNPKQSPPPPLVPRYLIQVVDERVNCEGHEVTPLNEDDVRRAIRFFKQEGVEAVAVSLLFSFFNPAHEQRIKEIITEEAPGLYVSLSSEVLPQVRVYERHSTTALNAYVGPPLSRYLTKLKGRLAQEGFGGTLLIMQSNGGVMAPEIAIRFASNTLLSGPASGPTAGVFYAESQSARDIITIDMGGTSFDVCLVKDKKPAFTEEGQVGGYRLASPIIDIHTIGAGGGSIAWVDPGGILCVGPKSAGSEPGPVCYGHGGTQPTVTDANLVLGYLAADFFYGGKLKLDLDSARRAVGNLASELGLDIETTAAGIYKIVNANMADGVREVSVRRGHDPREFALVVAGGAGPIHAAAIASELDISLIIIPRESSVFCAAGMLISDLKHDFVRTYNAPVGQHDLIKIKELYQEMRDEAMRTLAAEGISREAVKLLYRADLRYIGQFNDVGVVWEETLIEDAIQNLSGAFHKRHDTLYGYSMPGAPLEFMNLRMLATGVTDKPSFNKFPYVGRDASDALKGERPVYFDGNFINTPVYDGLRMGYGNLIQGPAIVEQPTTTIIVTPEFDLTCDEYNDYILYPKGVKYNHIPR
- a CDS encoding FAD binding domain-containing protein is translated as MFRRLRNFDYQEAETVDEAVGILYSCGGKAAVLAGGVGLIGDMKRGSKSPEVVVSIKKISDLDYIAKNESDFLRIGALTSIRTAELSPIIRAGYPALFDAVSQIASVQVKTMSTLVGNLCVATPASDIAPPLAALGAQLIISGPGKTRYVPLEHFYLGVGKTVLEPGELVTEVLVPSVLPGTHSAFLKIARTRADIAKVNVAVTIRVVDGICQEARIVLGSVAPTVVRAKTAESLILSNRLESKVIEKAAQAAAQEVRPITDIRSTEEYRKQMVAVLVRRALEKCCKNSGEVNTV
- a CDS encoding hydantoinase B/oxoprolinase family protein → MGTESKINPILVAVIGNRFDAITKEIGETMLRTSRSPIFSEARDLVTAVFDKHCRLVAQTAYIPILMGALPFVVKAIAEHFQGDIHEGDVFILNDPFSGNNHPPDINVVKPVFWEGELQFWSVSKGHHADVGGGGVAGYNPNAKSIYEECLRIPPTRLYHKGQYQKDVWNFILNNVFLTFLVEGDLHCQVGACKIGERGLHGLLGKYGPDVLYDAINELFDASERQMRAQIAKIPDGTYYAERYIDHDGINKDKMIKVAVNITVKGDDITFDLSPSDPQTPGYVNSTLPNTSSACYLSLVTAINPEARINEGAMRPVNIIAPEGLVVNAKHPAPTTCCTITTAATIIEANWLALAQSIPMQAQAGWGRWCSPTTVGFNTRTGRPFADIHFMCKGGGGATYGYDGWDHIGVVVCSGGLRSPDPELHEMVNPYFLLQYEYWPDSAGAGQWRGGMGVIYRWRVDAPNIPAANFGGGLRDETAPFGLAGGKPAPKHILYLKKTSGETIKVEAETFYQFDLGDIFEIYQSGGGGFGNPYDRPVEKVHQDVLNGIVSVEKALEDYGVVIKRDNFEVDVEATERIRNKSMA